Proteins encoded in a region of the Elizabethkingia bruuniana genome:
- a CDS encoding ComEC/Rec2 family competence protein → MKKQPVFCLFISFSIGILAGDEFSADKNAAGFVMLVVVCSLISFCFKKGKAIAFMLFFIFLGQLSHSFNSPDKSLPDFKGKLAINFQIVKKLNSTEENRRYIIYVSAIGGEEKLVRPFYAVYSLKKDRNGLDFTHTYSGIYYINKIKPPQNDYQFNYQKYMLRNNVAYQIYSKEEPVASLKNTLLADKVKQIRLDVLQRIDNSSLSSESRDFLKGIILADRTDMDAGVSSDFTKTGLVHFLAISGTHMVIIFWLLMFVLKRSTPLKFKNIAVIISLILIWVFAVFIDYGSSVVRSCLMLTFYYVMVLLQRKSDLLHSMALSGLIILIADTQQLFDIGFQLSFLAVFGIYWLNRPILNCLPKARNNIHDFFLQIVSITLSAQLITLPLILYYFHQFSLVSVIANLVVVPLSEIIIVFSLLMVFVLNFFGDVFVINFLYDQLIIHLLKIIHFFAQADFLFFEDIPMSLSEVILLFVFLYLLRFLIKERRNKRVLQFCFVVCFFFLLRLGLNIHAFHKEEFLSHQYFNQKIFSVRKNDKVVFFFADNLNKNKIENYLVKPYVVSRRIKNYEIIYFNTKEFDQLKYRNEIKSVK, encoded by the coding sequence ATGAAAAAGCAGCCTGTTTTCTGTCTTTTCATTTCTTTCTCAATTGGAATTTTAGCCGGAGATGAATTTTCTGCAGACAAAAACGCTGCAGGATTCGTTATGCTTGTTGTTGTTTGTTCCTTGATTTCTTTTTGTTTTAAAAAGGGAAAAGCTATAGCATTTATGCTGTTCTTTATTTTTCTGGGGCAGCTTTCACATTCATTTAATTCACCGGATAAAAGCCTTCCTGACTTTAAAGGAAAGCTGGCTATTAATTTTCAGATTGTAAAAAAGCTTAACAGCACGGAAGAAAACAGACGTTATATTATATATGTATCTGCAATCGGCGGAGAAGAAAAGCTGGTGCGACCTTTTTATGCTGTTTATAGTTTGAAAAAGGATAGAAACGGATTAGATTTTACACATACTTATTCAGGAATTTACTATATCAATAAGATTAAACCTCCGCAGAACGATTACCAGTTCAATTATCAGAAATACATGTTGCGGAATAATGTGGCTTATCAGATCTATTCAAAAGAAGAACCTGTAGCTAGTCTAAAAAATACATTGTTGGCAGATAAAGTGAAGCAGATTCGTCTTGATGTTTTACAGCGTATTGATAATTCATCACTTTCCTCAGAGTCCAGAGATTTTCTGAAAGGTATCATCCTTGCGGATAGAACTGATATGGATGCAGGTGTATCATCAGATTTCACTAAAACGGGTCTTGTTCATTTTTTAGCAATTTCCGGAACGCATATGGTGATTATTTTCTGGTTATTAATGTTTGTTCTGAAAAGAAGCACTCCGTTAAAATTCAAAAATATCGCTGTCATAATAAGTTTAATATTAATATGGGTTTTCGCGGTATTCATAGATTATGGAAGTTCAGTTGTGAGATCCTGTCTTATGCTCACATTTTACTATGTTATGGTGCTTTTACAGCGAAAATCGGATTTATTACATTCCATGGCATTGTCTGGACTGATAATTTTGATAGCAGATACTCAGCAGTTGTTTGATATAGGTTTTCAATTAAGCTTTCTGGCGGTATTCGGAATTTATTGGTTAAACCGGCCTATATTAAACTGTCTGCCTAAAGCCCGAAATAATATTCATGATTTTTTTCTTCAGATAGTCAGTATTACACTTTCAGCACAATTGATAACCTTACCGCTTATTTTGTATTATTTCCATCAATTCTCTTTAGTTTCTGTTATTGCGAATCTGGTTGTAGTTCCGCTCTCAGAAATTATTATTGTCTTTTCCCTGTTAATGGTTTTCGTGTTGAACTTTTTTGGAGATGTTTTTGTGATTAATTTTCTTTATGACCAGCTAATTATTCATTTATTAAAAATCATCCATTTTTTTGCTCAGGCAGATTTTTTATTTTTTGAAGATATACCAATGTCTTTATCTGAAGTTATATTGCTTTTTGTGTTTCTGTATTTGCTGAGGTTTCTGATAAAAGAAAGAAGGAATAAGAGAGTGCTTCAGTTCTGTTTTGTAGTCTGTTTTTTCTTTTTGCTAAGACTAGGGTTAAATATTCATGCTTTTCATAAAGAAGAATTCTTGAGTCATCAGTATTTTAATCAGAAGATTTTTTCTGTCAGAAAAAATGACAAAGTTGTCTTCTTTTTTGCTGATAATCTGAATAAAAATAAGATTGAAAATTACTTAGTTAAGCCTTATGTCGTTTCCCGAAGAATTAAGAATTATGAAATTATTTATTTTAACACTAAGGAATTTGATCAGTTGAAATATAGAAATGAGATAAAATCTGTTAAATAA
- a CDS encoding DUF2975 domain-containing protein: MKIIGKNSLAKYLSYLFLILFIFIAFHVIYEFIGFAITYINLKTNNSFLSETFYVGHSIDWAEKIITNPDHLFFRFKYPFSDQQMLTGNYTLGTFFNHAIAGIFWSIFLFYGYKISKALSKEDIFSKEIIRFLKTLYISIFVFVSLYIINWVIISKIPFSGSLFFSSFTYIFIAIIAAFTTEFFKKGYKLQSENDLTI; this comes from the coding sequence ATGAAAATTATTGGTAAGAATTCACTGGCAAAATATTTAAGTTATTTGTTTCTGATACTTTTTATATTTATTGCTTTCCATGTCATTTATGAGTTTATAGGATTTGCTATTACTTATATCAATCTAAAGACAAATAACAGCTTTTTGTCGGAAACTTTTTATGTCGGACATTCTATTGATTGGGCTGAAAAAATAATAACCAATCCCGATCATCTATTTTTCAGATTCAAATATCCTTTCTCAGATCAACAAATGCTTACAGGAAATTATACTCTTGGCACATTTTTCAATCATGCCATTGCCGGAATTTTCTGGAGCATATTTCTTTTCTATGGTTACAAGATTTCGAAGGCACTAAGTAAAGAAGATATATTCAGTAAAGAAATTATCAGATTCCTAAAAACACTTTACATCTCAATATTTGTTTTCGTCTCCCTATATATCATTAATTGGGTAATTATATCTAAGATACCCTTTAGTGGCTCACTTTTCTTTTCAAGTTTCACCTACATATTCATTGCTATTATTGCAGCATTTACTACCGAATTCTTTAAAAAAGGATATAAACTTCAATCTGAAAACGATTTAACAATCTAA
- the yajC gene encoding preprotein translocase subunit YajC — protein sequence MLTIFLQAQQQGGGSMMFIMMAVMLVGFYFLMLRPQMKKQKQEKNFQETIKPGARVVTTSGMHGKIVNVMEDGVIIETMSGKLKFERAAISREFTEARFGDKKAPAAKETPKENKVKEVAKEEKENVTVTDETETK from the coding sequence ATGCTAACAATTTTTTTACAGGCGCAACAGCAAGGTGGTGGTTCTATGATGTTCATCATGATGGCTGTAATGCTGGTTGGATTCTATTTCCTAATGCTGCGTCCGCAAATGAAAAAACAAAAACAGGAAAAGAACTTCCAGGAAACTATAAAACCAGGAGCCAGAGTTGTTACAACTTCAGGAATGCACGGTAAGATTGTAAATGTAATGGAAGACGGGGTGATCATTGAAACAATGTCTGGTAAATTAAAGTTTGAAAGAGCTGCAATTTCCAGAGAATTTACTGAAGCTCGTTTTGGAGATAAAAAAGCACCTGCTGCTAAAGAAACTCCAAAAGAAAATAAAGTAAAAGAAGTAGCGAAGGAGGAAAAAGAAAATGTTACAGTTACTGACGAAACAGAAACTAAATAA
- a CDS encoding DUF937 domain-containing protein, whose protein sequence is MSKQQNKNTMSLLDLITGNTGNQVAEQAENKMGISKSQIIALLAVAAPLVISYLRNKSKNTADAEALNNALDKDHDGSILNDPSQALNRQDEGSSILNHVFGSDKQNVENQLSQSTGISMDKIGPALAMLAPIIMGYIGQQKQASNTGAGGLGDLLGGIMGNATNDAKASSGNPITDLLGSVLGGGNQQQGQSGGLGGLLGGLFGK, encoded by the coding sequence TTGAGTAAACAACAAAATAAAAACACTATGAGTTTATTAGACCTTATTACAGGTAACACCGGCAACCAGGTTGCTGAACAAGCTGAAAACAAAATGGGAATCAGCAAAAGTCAGATTATTGCACTATTGGCAGTAGCCGCTCCTTTAGTAATATCTTATCTTAGAAACAAATCTAAAAATACAGCTGACGCTGAGGCTCTAAATAATGCACTAGACAAAGATCATGATGGCAGCATTTTAAATGATCCAAGTCAGGCTCTAAACAGACAAGATGAAGGTAGTTCTATCCTGAATCACGTTTTTGGAAGTGACAAACAAAACGTTGAGAACCAACTTTCTCAAAGTACAGGTATCTCTATGGATAAAATAGGTCCGGCATTAGCAATGCTTGCACCAATTATCATGGGATATATTGGGCAACAAAAACAAGCCAGCAATACAGGAGCAGGCGGTCTTGGTGACTTATTAGGAGGCATTATGGGAAATGCTACAAATGATGCTAAAGCTTCTTCCGGAAACCCAATCACTGATCTTTTAGGAAGTGTTCTAGGTGGTGGAAACCAACAACAAGGACAAAGCGGTGGCCTTGGAGGTCTTTTAGGAGGTTTATTCGGGAAGTAA
- a CDS encoding DUF2975 domain-containing protein has protein sequence MKIIGKNSLARYINWGITFIFFLFFIHLIYFLLGYTICYYNNTSDNKLMASTFSTGIKLYTGIQENTFSIKYPFIDLNFFSGVFSSRLFFEGLIGFAGFAFYFYCLKKIFGALSSENIFSLNLLKWTRLFLGFNIILGLIYTFFFGEVKLNEVTKIISHLIPFLFVFFITLFAYAFFKKGYDLQSENELTI, from the coding sequence ATGAAAATTATTGGTAAAAATTCATTAGCCAGATATATCAACTGGGGCATTACATTTATCTTCTTTTTATTTTTTATACACCTTATTTATTTCTTACTAGGCTATACCATCTGTTATTATAATAATACTAGTGACAATAAGCTTATGGCTAGTACTTTTTCTACCGGAATAAAGTTATATACCGGAATACAGGAGAATACTTTCAGCATAAAATACCCTTTTATCGATTTAAACTTCTTTAGTGGTGTTTTTTCTTCCCGTTTATTTTTTGAAGGTTTAATTGGTTTTGCTGGTTTTGCATTTTATTTTTACTGTCTGAAAAAAATATTTGGAGCATTAAGCAGCGAGAATATTTTCAGCCTGAATCTTTTAAAATGGACAAGATTATTTCTTGGCTTTAACATTATTCTTGGACTCATTTATACTTTTTTCTTTGGAGAAGTCAAGCTTAATGAAGTTACAAAAATAATCTCCCATCTAATACCTTTCCTGTTTGTATTTTTCATCACCTTATTTGCTTATGCATTTTTCAAAAAGGGATATGATTTACAATCTGAAAATGAATTAACTATTTAG
- a CDS encoding helix-turn-helix domain-containing protein produces MAIIINVDVMLAKRKMQSQELAEKIGITQANLSILKTGKAKAIKLSTLEALCKALDCQPGDLLEYTED; encoded by the coding sequence ATGGCTATCATAATTAATGTAGATGTAATGCTTGCAAAGCGTAAAATGCAGTCGCAGGAACTTGCCGAAAAAATAGGCATTACACAGGCCAATCTTTCTATCCTGAAAACAGGAAAAGCCAAGGCTATAAAACTTTCCACTCTTGAAGCTTTATGCAAAGCTCTGGATTGTCAGCCTGGAGACCTTTTGGAATATACAGAAGACTAA
- a CDS encoding DUF1573 domain-containing protein, producing the protein MKRLTYLLMISFSAMAVVACKKEEKKLVVSEDQSALSTSGLQPLAAEQTQADIVAEAKKLPLTTLAISENNFNFGDVKKGDHVEHTYTVTNTGDKPLVISTVKPGCGCTAPEYTKDPILPGQKGKVTLKFDSSSFDGLQNKYAEVYTNTEKSPVVLTFSANVLNK; encoded by the coding sequence ATGAAAAGACTTACCTACCTACTAATGATTTCTTTTTCTGCCATGGCTGTGGTAGCATGTAAAAAAGAAGAAAAAAAACTGGTTGTTTCAGAAGATCAGTCTGCTTTGAGTACATCGGGATTACAACCCCTTGCTGCTGAACAAACACAGGCGGATATAGTTGCAGAAGCTAAGAAGCTTCCGTTAACGACTCTGGCAATTTCAGAAAATAATTTCAACTTTGGAGATGTTAAAAAAGGGGATCATGTAGAGCATACTTATACTGTGACTAATACAGGAGATAAGCCTTTGGTAATTTCTACAGTAAAGCCTGGATGTGGTTGTACTGCTCCGGAGTATACTAAAGATCCTATTCTTCCGGGACAAAAAGGAAAAGTAACGCTTAAGTTCGATTCAAGTTCTTTCGACGGATTACAAAACAAATATGCTGAGGTATATACCAACACGGAAAAGTCTCCGGTAGTACTTACTTTTTCAGCTAATGTTTTAAACAAATAA
- a CDS encoding DUF2480 family protein, with amino-acid sequence MSEEFEIRNKVAENTSLVNFDLASLQPKGKRVGIDIKDFLFQELILKEKDFRQMISDLDTEPYKDCYVYIYCSVDAIVPLWAYFLLGDKLMSSAKKVVYGSQKELELLLFHDAIQQHDFSEMQDKRVLVKGCSDFSIPENAYVELVEKLRPIVKSLMFGEACSNVPIFKK; translated from the coding sequence ATGTCAGAAGAATTTGAAATTCGCAATAAAGTAGCTGAGAACACTAGTCTAGTTAATTTTGACCTGGCAAGCCTGCAACCCAAAGGAAAAAGAGTAGGGATCGATATAAAAGACTTCCTTTTTCAGGAGCTTATTTTGAAGGAAAAGGATTTTCGCCAAATGATTTCAGATCTGGATACAGAGCCATATAAAGACTGTTATGTATACATCTACTGTTCTGTAGATGCTATTGTTCCGCTATGGGCTTATTTCCTTCTTGGAGACAAACTAATGTCTTCTGCTAAAAAGGTAGTCTATGGCTCGCAAAAAGAACTGGAATTACTTCTTTTCCATGATGCAATTCAGCAACATGACTTTTCCGAAATGCAGGACAAAAGAGTTCTGGTAAAAGGATGCTCTGATTTTAGCATTCCGGAAAACGCCTATGTAGAATTGGTAGAAAAGCTTCGCCCTATTGTAAAGTCTTTAATGTTTGGGGAGGCTTGCAGTAATGTTCCGATTTTCAAAAAATAA
- the lpxB gene encoding lipid-A-disaccharide synthase, protein MKYYLIAGEASGDLHGSNLMKSIKKKDTDAEFRFWGGNLMEAQGGTLVKHYRDLAFMGFAEVIQNLGTILGNIKLCKKDIQDYKPDVLVLIDYPGFNLRIAKFAKSLGIRVVYYISPQLWAWKEGRVEIIKKYVDDMLVILPFEKDFYKKHQVDTHFVGHPLLDAIHNLPDLDTQKFRTENNLTDKEIIALLPGSRKQEVEKMLEIMLSVRPFFPDYQFVIAGAPSLEKEFYEQYVDDQVHFVSNKTYDLLRSSKAALVTSGTATLETALLNVPEVVCYRGSQISYEIAKRLVKHIKYICLVNLIMDKEVVKELIQKELTTDNLKKELSLILSGSDRERILDEYYILRERLGGAGASDEAANIIVE, encoded by the coding sequence TTGAAATATTACCTTATTGCCGGAGAGGCTTCCGGAGATTTACACGGTTCAAATCTTATGAAGTCCATTAAAAAGAAAGATACTGACGCAGAATTTAGGTTCTGGGGCGGGAATTTAATGGAAGCACAAGGCGGAACATTAGTGAAGCATTACCGTGATCTGGCATTTATGGGATTTGCTGAAGTTATTCAGAACCTTGGAACAATTCTGGGGAATATCAAGCTGTGTAAAAAAGATATTCAGGATTACAAACCCGATGTTTTGGTACTGATAGATTATCCGGGATTTAATTTACGTATTGCAAAATTTGCAAAATCACTAGGAATAAGAGTTGTTTATTATATCTCACCACAATTGTGGGCTTGGAAGGAAGGACGTGTAGAAATCATTAAGAAATATGTGGACGACATGCTGGTAATTCTGCCTTTCGAAAAAGATTTTTATAAAAAACATCAGGTAGATACTCATTTTGTTGGGCATCCACTACTAGATGCTATACATAATCTGCCAGATCTGGATACACAAAAATTCAGGACTGAAAATAACCTTACAGACAAAGAGATAATTGCTTTATTACCCGGTAGCCGAAAGCAGGAGGTGGAGAAGATGTTGGAAATTATGCTTTCTGTTCGGCCATTCTTTCCGGACTATCAGTTTGTAATTGCTGGAGCGCCTTCGTTGGAAAAAGAGTTTTATGAGCAGTATGTAGACGACCAGGTTCATTTCGTTTCTAATAAAACTTATGATCTCCTGAGATCTTCCAAAGCAGCTCTGGTAACTTCGGGAACTGCAACATTGGAAACAGCATTGTTAAATGTTCCGGAAGTTGTATGTTATCGTGGAAGCCAGATTTCTTATGAAATAGCTAAGCGACTTGTAAAGCACATAAAATATATTTGTTTGGTTAACCTTATTATGGATAAAGAAGTAGTAAAAGAGTTGATCCAGAAAGAGTTGACTACAGATAATCTTAAAAAAGAACTTTCTTTAATCCTTTCCGGATCGGACAGAGAACGGATTTTGGATGAATATTATATCCTTCGCGAGAGGCTTGGTGGTGCCGGAGCTTCAGATGAAGCAGCAAATATTATTGTTGAATAG
- a CDS encoding dihydroorotate oxidase, producing MNLTSRIANYEFENPFMNASGVMCYDEMELDQLLRSSAGAFVTKSATPDFREGNPSPRYVDVPLGSINSMGLPNKGFDFYLDFSLNFQNENPGKINFISIAGMSMEDNLEMLQKINDSDFKGITELNLSCPNVPGKPQVGYDFERTEEVLTKAFEFFQKPIGVKLPPYFDIAHFDQMAEILNKFPLQYVNCINSIGNGLYIDVDHEEVVIKPKDGFGGIGGAYVKPTALANVRAFYTRLNSDIAVIGCGGVENGKDAFEHFLCGAQMVQVGTQLMKEGTGAFDRILEELKAIMQEKGYTSIEDFRGKLKSL from the coding sequence ATGAATCTTACCTCCCGAATTGCCAATTACGAATTTGAAAATCCATTCATGAACGCTTCCGGCGTAATGTGTTATGATGAAATGGAACTGGATCAGTTACTAAGATCTTCTGCAGGTGCTTTTGTCACTAAAAGTGCTACACCAGATTTCAGAGAAGGGAATCCTAGCCCAAGATATGTAGATGTGCCTTTAGGAAGCATCAACTCCATGGGATTACCTAATAAAGGTTTTGACTTTTATCTGGATTTCTCTCTTAACTTTCAGAATGAAAATCCGGGAAAAATCAATTTCATCTCAATTGCGGGAATGTCTATGGAAGACAATCTGGAGATGTTACAGAAGATAAATGATTCCGATTTTAAAGGAATTACTGAATTAAATCTTTCTTGTCCTAATGTACCCGGGAAACCACAGGTAGGTTATGATTTCGAAAGAACAGAAGAGGTTCTAACCAAAGCTTTCGAATTTTTCCAGAAACCAATCGGTGTAAAACTTCCACCATATTTCGATATTGCACATTTCGATCAAATGGCAGAAATCCTAAATAAATTCCCACTTCAGTATGTTAACTGTATCAACTCTATCGGAAACGGACTTTATATAGATGTTGATCACGAAGAAGTTGTAATTAAGCCAAAAGACGGATTCGGAGGAATTGGAGGCGCTTATGTAAAACCAACAGCACTGGCGAACGTAAGAGCGTTCTATACAAGACTAAACAGTGATATCGCTGTAATCGGATGCGGAGGAGTAGAAAACGGAAAAGATGCTTTTGAACATTTCCTTTGTGGTGCACAGATGGTACAAGTTGGTACCCAGCTGATGAAAGAAGGTACTGGCGCTTTCGACAGAATATTGGAAGAGCTAAAAGCCATTATGCAGGAGAAAGGTTATACCAGCATAGAAGACTTCAGAGGTAAGCTGAAAAGCTTATAA
- a CDS encoding S41 family peptidase yields the protein MKKLLALAAYLFLSWNTYAQNQTTTPLNLSFEETENNLPKGWYISGSPSYKANIDTKNVQNGKNSLLIEGNGGYKIITLGLPHNYTGKKITFSGYIKTENISDGQAALWMRIDPKIAFDNMQDRGIKGTTDWQKAEITLPLNPDATDQILIGAMLSGSGKMWIDNFKVTIDGTDIKEAKFIVKIVDQKEALSTLNNIIEATKNNSIYKDKVNWIELTPEVQKALNPNANNIFNAVKPAVALMLDKLNDNHSFLKSKNASVGRLNPVNLYSRVNQETMEALNTSKGTINIQKLEKKIGYISIPGMSTSQKDGEREEQVKKLGQALRDSLCKLNLKDLKGIIVDLRLNTGGNMHPMISGIAPLLGNGKAGSFVDNGKILNSWSVKDGSLLINDNPYITLQNNCNPGKNIKIALLIGPATASSGEATTISFIGKKNVKLIGEKTTGLVSANNSIKISEDLYYLLSSSYEADRNNKEYKESIPPDVEITGGDNFKDLLKDKKILSAIQWIKQ from the coding sequence ATGAAAAAACTATTAGCTCTGGCGGCTTACCTATTCCTGAGCTGGAATACTTATGCCCAAAATCAAACCACCACCCCATTAAATCTTAGTTTTGAAGAGACTGAAAACAATCTTCCAAAGGGATGGTATATTTCCGGAAGCCCTTCATATAAAGCCAATATAGACACCAAAAATGTTCAGAACGGCAAAAATTCTTTACTCATTGAAGGTAACGGAGGATATAAAATCATAACCTTAGGATTACCACATAACTATACCGGGAAAAAAATTACTTTTTCCGGGTATATCAAAACTGAAAATATTTCAGATGGACAAGCCGCTCTCTGGATGCGTATAGATCCGAAAATAGCTTTTGACAATATGCAGGACAGGGGTATAAAAGGAACAACCGACTGGCAAAAAGCAGAAATCACGCTCCCTCTAAATCCAGATGCAACAGATCAGATTCTCATTGGTGCAATGCTATCAGGAAGCGGTAAAATGTGGATTGATAATTTTAAAGTAACAATTGACGGAACAGATATCAAAGAGGCAAAATTTATTGTTAAAATAGTTGACCAGAAAGAAGCATTAAGTACTCTTAATAATATTATAGAAGCTACTAAAAATAATAGTATATATAAGGACAAAGTTAATTGGATCGAGCTTACACCAGAAGTTCAAAAAGCACTAAACCCGAATGCTAATAATATATTTAATGCTGTAAAGCCTGCCGTCGCGCTAATGCTGGACAAATTAAATGACAACCACTCTTTTCTAAAATCTAAAAATGCGTCGGTTGGTCGTCTAAATCCGGTAAATCTGTACAGTAGAGTTAATCAGGAAACAATGGAAGCCCTCAATACATCTAAAGGCACTATTAATATTCAAAAATTAGAAAAAAAGATTGGCTATATCTCTATTCCGGGAATGAGCACTTCTCAGAAAGACGGAGAACGAGAAGAGCAGGTTAAGAAACTAGGCCAAGCTTTAAGGGATTCTCTCTGCAAACTGAATCTAAAAGATTTAAAAGGAATTATTGTCGATCTGCGGTTAAATACAGGTGGCAATATGCACCCAATGATTTCGGGGATTGCACCTTTATTAGGAAATGGGAAAGCCGGCTCTTTTGTAGACAATGGAAAAATACTCAACTCATGGTCTGTTAAAGACGGTAGCTTACTAATAAATGACAATCCGTACATTACACTACAAAACAATTGTAATCCTGGCAAAAATATTAAAATAGCCTTACTAATCGGTCCTGCAACTGCCAGCTCCGGAGAAGCAACTACAATATCCTTCATTGGCAAAAAGAATGTAAAGCTAATCGGAGAAAAAACAACAGGACTGGTTTCTGCAAATAACAGCATTAAAATCTCAGAAGATCTTTATTATTTATTATCCAGTTCTTATGAAGCAGACAGAAACAATAAGGAATATAAAGAAAGCATTCCACCGGATGTAGAAATAACAGGTGGTGATAATTTCAAAGACCTTTTAAAAGACAAGAAAATCCTTAGTGCTATTCAATGGATTAAGCAATAA
- the aspS gene encoding aspartate--tRNA ligase: protein MFRTHTNGELSLKNLNEEVTLSGWVQTIRDKGFMIWIDLRDRYGITQLVFDQDRSSAALLEEAKKLGREFVIQVSGKVIERASKNPKIPTGEIEILVEKLTILNNSELPPFTIEDETDGGEELRMKYRYLDIRRNPVKEKLIFRHKMAQKVRNYLSDQGFIEVETPVLIKSTPEGARDFVVPSRMNPGQFYALPQSPQTFKQLLMVGGMDKYFQIVKCFRDEDLRADRQPEFTQIDCEMAFVEQEDVMNIFEGLTQNLLKDIAGQEFGKFPRMTFADAMKKYGNDKPDIRFGMEFHELNNLVKGKDFKIFDDAELVVGINVEGCAEYTRKQIDELTDWIKRPQIGATGMVWIKYQADGVVTSSVNKFYNEEDLKKIAEEFGAKPGDLMLVLSGNENKVRAQLSALRMELGNRLGLRKGNEFAPLWVIDFPLLEWDEDTQRYHAMHHPFTSPKPEDIHLLENEAGKARANAYDLVINGNEIGGGSIRIFDKDLQAQMFSLLGFTPEEAEAQFGFLMNAFKYGAPPHGGLAFGFDRLVAVLDGNEVIRDYIAFPKNNSGRDVMIDAPASIANEQLDELALTININE, encoded by the coding sequence ATGTTCCGAACGCACACCAACGGAGAATTATCTCTGAAGAATCTAAACGAAGAAGTAACACTTTCAGGATGGGTACAAACTATCCGTGATAAAGGTTTTATGATTTGGATAGATTTACGAGATCGTTACGGAATAACACAGCTTGTTTTTGATCAGGATCGCTCTTCCGCAGCATTACTGGAAGAAGCAAAAAAGCTAGGCCGTGAGTTTGTAATTCAAGTGAGCGGAAAAGTAATTGAAAGAGCTAGTAAAAATCCTAAGATACCGACCGGAGAAATTGAAATTCTGGTTGAAAAATTAACTATTCTGAACAATTCCGAACTGCCTCCTTTCACTATTGAAGATGAAACCGATGGCGGTGAAGAACTTAGAATGAAGTACCGTTACCTGGACATCAGAAGAAATCCGGTGAAAGAAAAGTTAATCTTCCGTCACAAAATGGCTCAGAAGGTAAGAAATTATCTTTCCGACCAAGGATTTATTGAAGTAGAAACACCGGTTCTTATCAAGTCTACACCTGAAGGTGCAAGAGACTTTGTTGTACCAAGCAGAATGAATCCGGGCCAGTTTTATGCACTGCCACAGTCTCCGCAGACTTTCAAACAACTACTGATGGTTGGCGGAATGGATAAATACTTCCAAATTGTAAAATGTTTCCGTGACGAGGATCTAAGAGCTGACAGACAGCCGGAGTTTACTCAGATAGACTGTGAAATGGCTTTCGTAGAACAGGAAGACGTTATGAATATTTTCGAAGGTCTTACTCAGAATTTATTAAAGGATATAGCAGGTCAGGAATTTGGGAAATTCCCGAGAATGACTTTTGCAGACGCTATGAAAAAATATGGTAATGACAAACCAGATATTCGTTTCGGGATGGAATTCCATGAACTAAATAACCTTGTAAAAGGTAAAGATTTCAAAATCTTTGACGATGCAGAACTGGTTGTTGGTATCAATGTAGAAGGTTGTGCAGAGTACACAAGAAAACAAATCGACGAATTAACCGACTGGATAAAACGTCCACAGATAGGTGCTACAGGTATGGTATGGATAAAATACCAGGCCGATGGTGTTGTAACTTCTTCTGTTAACAAGTTCTATAACGAAGAAGATTTAAAGAAAATTGCAGAAGAATTTGGTGCTAAGCCAGGTGACTTAATGCTTGTACTTTCCGGAAACGAGAACAAAGTAAGAGCTCAGTTATCTGCATTGAGAATGGAGTTGGGTAACCGCCTTGGACTAAGAAAAGGAAATGAATTCGCTCCGCTTTGGGTTATTGACTTCCCGCTTTTAGAATGGGATGAAGATACACAGAGATACCACGCAATGCACCATCCTTTTACCTCTCCTAAGCCGGAAGATATCCATTTACTGGAAAATGAGGCAGGAAAAGCAAGAGCAAATGCTTACGACTTAGTTATCAATGGTAACGAAATCGGCGGTGGATCTATCAGAATCTTTGATAAAGATCTTCAGGCTCAGATGTTCAGCCTTCTTGGGTTTACACCGGAAGAAGCAGAAGCACAGTTTGGTTTCTTAATGAATGCCTTCAAATACGGAGCACCTCCACACGGTGGTTTAGCTTTCGGGTTTGACAGACTTGTAGCTGTATTAGACGGAAATGAAGTCATCAGAGATTATATCGCCTTCCCTAAAAATAACAGTGGTCGAGATGTAATGATCGACGCTCCGGCATCCATTGCCAATGAGCAACTCGATGAGTTAGCACTTACAATTAACATTAACGAATAA